One window of the Eucalyptus grandis isolate ANBG69807.140 chromosome 8, ASM1654582v1, whole genome shotgun sequence genome contains the following:
- the LOC104414116 gene encoding D-cysteine desulfhydrase 2, mitochondrial isoform X2 produces the protein MKLQQRLPLPLPVSCGFRSSAHLPHTLQGIAEAKLGCEEFVAKLLDRRWTLPSPDTRIQQIVSAPKRIEEEDGLLKDKSWFNIPNPLLGDKITDKSGPDSSFYVIRDDLLHPLINGNKARKLDAVLPLLEDHSVTDVVTCGGCQSAHAAAVAVSCAERGLRSHLLLRGEQPDILTGYNLISTMYGNVKYVPRSVYANREEALKTYASSVAGGNGCVLSLSDILEAPLTEQIVSSSHPISTSMEDQRSLGNFSRKVVIMNEGAGDSIALLGVIRLVHHLSQSHLLGKEKAMKFVVDAGTGTTAVGLGLGAIYFGLPWKITAVMLADTLDNYRERERRLISDFKRHFRFDLDHTLREIDRGAVHWVERYHPRNHMHIILSG, from the exons ATGAAGCTTCAACAACGTCtacctcttcctcttcctgtCTCATGCGGCTTTCGCTCTTCCGCCCATCTTCCTCACACCcttcag GGGATTGCTGAAGCCAAACTGGGTTGCGAAGAATTTGTTGCGAAACTCCTTGACCGGAGGTGGACATTGCCCAGCCCGGATACTAGAATCCAGCAGATAGTGTCGGCTCCTAAGCGAATCGAAGAGGAGGATGGGCTGTTGAAGGATAAGTCCTGGTTTAACATTCCGAATCCATTGTTGGGTGATAAAATCACAGACAAGAGCGGTCCGGACTCTTCTTTCTATGTCATCAGGGACGACTTGCTCCATCCTCTAATCAATGGCAACAAAGCGAGGAAGCTGGATGCAGTGCTTCCTCTTCTGGAGGATCACTCGGTGACTGATGTG GTGACATGTGGAGGATGTCAAAGTGCACATGCAGCAGCTGTTG CTGTTTCATGTGCAGAACGAGGACTAAGATCACATTTGCTTCTAAGAGGAGAGCAGCCTGATATTTTGACTGGATATAACCTGATTTCAACAATGTATGGAAATGTCAAATATGTGCCCAGGTCTGTTTATGCCAATAGAGAAGAAGCTCTAAAGACCTATGCAAGTTCAGTGGCAGGTGGAAATGGATGCGTTCTTTCACTGTCTGATATTCTTGAGGCTCCTTTGACTGAGCAAATTGTTAGCTCTTCCCATCCTATTTCAACTTCAATGGAGGACCAGAGAAGTTTAGGAAACTTCTCAAGGAAGGTCGTAATCATGAATGAAGGAGCAGGAGATTCTATAGCATTATTAG GCGTCATTCGCTTGGTACATCACTTATCTCAAAGTCACTTGCTCGGAAAAGAGAAAGCCATGAAATTTGTTGTAGATGCTGGTACAGGGACTACGGCTGTTGGTCTAGGACTTGGAGCCATATATTTTGG GCTCCCCTGGAAAATCACTGCTGTGATGCTGGCCGATACACTTGATAACTacagagaaagggagagaaggtTGATCTCTGACTTCAAGAGGCATTTCAGATTTGATCTTGATCACACCTTACGTGAAATTGACAGGGGAGCAGTGCACTGGGTGGAACGATATCATCCAAGAAA TCATATGCACATTATTCTTTCTGGCTAA
- the LOC104416959 gene encoding D-cysteine desulfhydrase 2, mitochondrial isoform X3: MAAVSCAERGLRSHLLLRGEQPDILTGYNLISTMYGNVKYVPRSVYANREETLKTHASSVAGGNGCVLSLSDILEAPLTEQIVSSSHPISTSMDDQRSLGNFSRKVVIMNEGAGDSIALLGVIRLVHHLSQSHLLGKEKTMKFVVDAGTGTTAVGLGLGAIYFGLPWKITAVMLADTLDNYRERERRLISDFKRHFRFDLDHALREIDRGAVHWVERYHPRKFGNVIKGEVEVCQEITRQTGILVDPVYTLAAWELASLLSEKEARGDAEVVMLHTGGTLGMFGLAQRYKSYFQMLKDR; the protein is encoded by the exons ATGGCAGCTGTTTCATGTGCAGAACGAGGACTAAGATCACATTTGCTTCTAAGAGGAGAGCAGCCTGATATTTTGACTGGATATAACCTGATTTCAACAATGTATGGAAATGTCAAATATGTGCCCAGGTCTGTTTATGCCAATAGAGAAGAAACTCTAAAGACCCATGCAAGTTCAGTGGCAGGTGGAAATGGATGCGTTCTTTCACTGTCTGATATTCTTGAGGCTCCTTTGACTGAGCAAATTGTTAGCTCTTCCCATCCTATTTCAACTTCAATGGATGACCAGAGAAGTTTAGGAAACTTCTCAAGGAAGGTCGTAATCATGAATGAAGGAGCAGGAGATTCTATAGCATTATTAG GCGTCATTCGCTTGGTACATCACTTATCTCAAAGTCACTTGCTCGGAAAAGAGAAAACCATGAAATTTGTTGTAGATGCTGGTACAGGGACTACGGCTGTTGGTCTAGGACTTGGAGCCATATATTTTGG GCTCCCCTGGAAAATCACTGCTGTGATGCTGGCTGATACACTTGATAACTacagagaaagggagaggaggTTGATCTCTGACTTCAAGAGGCATTTCAGATTTGATCTTGATCACGCCTTACGTGAAATTGACAGGGGAGCGGTGCACTGGGTGGAACGATATCATCCAAGAAA ATTCGGCAATGTAATTAAAGGTGAAGTAGAAGTATGCCAGGAGATTACCCGGCAAACCGGTATTCTCGTGGATCCAGTTTATACTTTGGCAGCTTGGGAGCTGGCAAGTTTGCTTAGTGAAAAGGAAGCAAGAGGTGACGCAGAGGTCGTGATGCTCCACACTGGTGGCACGCTCGGCATGTTTGGACTAGCACAAAGATATAAGTCCTATTTTCAGATGCTGAAAGATAGGTAG
- the LOC104416961 gene encoding LOW QUALITY PROTEIN: protein terminal ear1 homolog (The sequence of the model RefSeq protein was modified relative to this genomic sequence to represent the inferred CDS: deleted 2 bases in 1 codon), with protein MAETGVVRFHGNLDPAAQEFRPARNPNPPFFAAPAQQQPPPPPPPPAQQLYYPPPYEVQVVPFQYHHPHHHPASCRRLRGPADAAALPDGDAGAGAVPGAGDASESWVRRELEVFGDVRAVQMERARRDGVVTVHFYDLRHAKRALRAIREQHMQRQCRLRDHYYGALPSLPPAAAAEDACGAAGSGLVAGPGVWAQFVIPAVHAIPDGQNQGTLVVFNLDPDVSTASLREAFEPFGPVKELRETPFKKHQRFVEFYDVRDAAKALAQMNGKEIHGKNVVIEFSRPGGYNRKFLLDATGPPTPTTPTAFVHNSSFLYTSPAVAYRAKIPKDSPPPPPPPPPLTSPPPGRRSPGLRILQPNKPAKKPLMGPGEASPTAEKSSEVEASMGRLSLSGGGDAHGSERGEGEYCNTGSVVSARNSGAKKKHGNSIKQQSQPCRSSGSSSSSGRSWKSNKQGRHKLDSRFVISEEDGAVAQASSGDSRTTVMIKNIPNKYSQKLLLNMLDNHCIHCNEQIGEDHCEDDEDRQPLSAYDFVYLPIDFNNKCNVGYGFVNMTTPQAARRLYKAFHLRHWEVFNSRKICEVTYARIQGLEALKEHFKNSKFPSEAENYLPVVFSPPRDGRRLTEPLPVAGHYHPHHHPQQRHRRHEGDEEEDDEEGTDGETKGGRGPMAMTSAAARKEGRRRGRAAAAAGAEGTAVEAQTTAAIAVMMMVTKRRIECRVASFPFGSVFAQKREREREEGGMRSVTGAGRGCTAQWAAVELCANSPSSHSSSFTLFCSLFLLLSLFLLLSLWFSWFFSMCMAFLVFLFFGFLCLIYGDVLLYFVISSFFFLFFVVLFWE; from the exons ATGGCTGAGACCGGCGTCGTCCGGTTCCATGGCAACCTGGACCCGGCGGCCCAGGAGTTCCGTCCGGCCAGAAACCCTAACCCTCCCTTCTTCGCGGCGCCGGCGCAGCAGCaaccgcctccgcctccgccgccgccggcgcaGCAGCTCTACTACCCGCCGCCGTACGAGGTCCAGGTCGTGCCCTTCCAGTaccaccacccccaccaccac cccgcctcATGCCGCCGCCTCCGTGGCCCCGCCGATGCCGCCGCCCTCCCCGACGGCGACGCGGGCGCTGGCGCTGTGCCCGGTGCCGGGGACGCGAGCGAGTCGTGGGTGCGGCGGGAATTGGAGGTGTTCGGGGACGTGCGGGCGGTGCAGATGGAGCGGGCCCGCCGCGACGGGGTCGTGACCGTCCACTTCTACGACCTGCGGCACGCGAAGCGCGCGCTGCGGGCCATCCGGGAGCAGCATATGCAGCGCCAGTGCCGCCTCCGGGACCACTACTACGGCGCgctcccctccctcccccccgccgccgccgccgaggacGCCTGCGGCGCGGCGGGGAGCGGCCTCGTGGCGGGGCCCGGGGTGTGGGCCCAGTTCGTGATCCCGGCCGTCCACGCCATCCCGGATGGGCAGAACCAGGGCACCCTCGTGGTCTTCAATTTGGACCCGGACGTGTCGACGGCCAGCTTGAGGGAGGCCTTCGAGCCATTCG GTCCGGTGAAGGAGCTGCGGGAGACCCCGTTCAAGAAGCACCAGCGGTTCGTGGAATTCTACGACGTCCGGGACGCCGCCAAGGCGCTGGCCCAGATGAACGGCAAGGAGATCCATGGCAAGAACGTCGTCATCGAGTTCAGCCGCCCCGGTGGCTACAACCGCAAGTTCCTGCTCGACGCCACCGGCCCGCCGACCCCGACGACCCCGACCGCTTTCGTGCACAATTCGTCGTTCCTCTATACCTCCCCGGCGGTCGCCTACCGTGCCAAGATTCCCAAGGAttcgccgccgcccccgccccctcctccgcctctgACGTCGCCG CCGCCTGGTCGCCGCTCCCCCGGGCTGCGAATCTTGCAGCCCAACAAGCCTGCCAAGAAACCGCTGATGGGTCCCGGCGAAGCGAGCCCTACCGCGGAGAAAAGCTCGGAGGTCGAGGCATCGATGGGCCGCTTGAGTttgagcggcggcggcgatgctCATGGAAgcgagagaggagaaggagagTATTGTAACACAGGGAGCGTCGTCAGCGCCAGGAACAGTGGTGCCAAGAAGAAGCACGGCAATAGCATTAAGCAGCAATCGCAGCCGTGTCGgagcagcggcagcagcagcagtagcgGGAGGTCATGGAAGAGCAACAAGCAAGGCAGGCACAAGCTCGATTCCCGGTTCGTCATCAGCGAGGAGGACGGCGCGGTGGCGCAGGCGAGTTCCGGCGACTCCAGGACCACCGTCATGATCAAGAACATACCCAACAAGTACAG TCAGAAGCTGCTCTTGAACATGCTGGACAACCACTGTATCCACTGCAACGAGCAGATTGGAGAAGACCACTGCGAGGACGACGAAGACCGCCAGCCGCTGTCCGCATACGATTTCGTCTATCTCCCCATTGATTTCAA CAACAAGTGCAATGTGGGGTACGGGTTCGTGAACATGACGACGCCGCAGGCGGCGAGGCGGCTTTACAAGGCCTTCCATCTCCGCCACTGGGAGGTCTTCAACTCCAGGAAAATCTGCGAAGTCACCTATGCAAGAATCCAG GGTTTGGAGGCGCTGAAGGAGCACTTCAAGAACTCCAAGTTCCCGAGCGAGGCGGAGAACTACCTGCCGGTGGTGTTCTCGCCGCCGCGGGACGGGAGGCGGCTGACGGAGCCGCTCCCCGTGGCGGGCCATTaccacccccaccaccacccccaGCAGCGGCACCGGCGGCACGAGggggacgaggaggaggacgacgaggaGGGGACGGACGGGGAGACGAAAGGAGGGCGGGGACCGATGGCAATGACGTCTGCTGCAGCGAGGAAGGAGGGGAGGCGGAGGggtcgggcggcggcggcggcgggcgcaGAGGGAACAGCAGTCGAAGCTCAAACGACGGCGGCGATAGcggtgatgatgatggtgacaaaGAGAAGAATTGAATGCCGTGTCGCGTCCTTTCCCTTTGGTTCGGTATTCgcgcagaagagagagagagagagagaggagggaggaatGCGAAGCGTCACCGGCGCAGGGCGTGGGTGCACCGCCCAATGGGCGGCCGTCGAGCTCTGCGCCAATAGCCCTTCCTCGCACAGCTCGTCTTTCACTCTCTTctgttctctctttcttcttctctctctctttcttcttctctctctctggttctcCTGGTTTTTTAGTATGTGCATGGCTTTTTTggtgtttctcttttttggttttctctgTCTAATATATGGTGACGTTCTTCTTTATTTCGtcatctcttcctttttttttcttttttttgtagtGCTTTTTTGGGAGtaa
- the LOC104416959 gene encoding D-cysteine desulfhydrase 2, mitochondrial isoform X1 produces the protein MKLQQRLPLPLPISCGFRSASAHLPHTPQGIAEAKLACEEFVAKLLDRRWTLRNPDTRIQQIVSAPKRIEDEDGPLKDKSWFNIPNPLLGDKITDKSGPDSSFYVIRDDLLHPLINGNKARKLDAVLPLLEDHSVTDVVTCGGCQSAHAAAVAVSCAERGLRSHLLLRGEQPDILTGYNLISTMYGNVKYVPRSVYANREETLKTHASSVAGGNGCVLSLSDILEAPLTEQIVSSSHPISTSMDDQRSLGNFSRKVVIMNEGAGDSIALLGVIRLVHHLSQSHLLGKEKTMKFVVDAGTGTTAVGLGLGAIYFGLPWKITAVMLADTLDNYRERERRLISDFKRHFRFDLDHALREIDRGAVHWVERYHPRKFGNVIKGEVEVCQEITRQTGILVDPVYTLAAWELASLLSEKEARGDAEVVMLHTGGTLGMFGLAQRYKSYFQMLKDR, from the exons ATGAAGCTGCAGCAACGTCTacctcttcctcttcctatCTCATGCGGCTTTCGCTCTGCTTCCGCCCATCTTCCTCACACCcctcag GGGATTGCTGAAGCCAAACTGGCTTGCGAAGAATTTGTTGCGAAACTCCTTGACCGGAGGTGGACGTTGCGCAACCCGGATACTAGAATCCAGCAGATAGTGTCGGCTCCTAAGCGAATCGAAGACGAGGATGGGCCGTTGAAGGATAAGTCCTGGTTTAACATTCCGAATCCTTTGTTGGGTGATAAAATCACAGACAAGAGCGGTCCGGACTCTTCTTTCTATGTCATCAGGGACGACTTGCTCCATCCTCTAATCAATGGCAACAAAGCGAGGAAGCTGGACGCAGTGCTTCCTCTTCTGGAGGATCACTCGGTGACTGATGTG GTGACATGTGGAGGATGTCAAAGTGCACATGCAGCAGCTGTTG CTGTTTCATGTGCAGAACGAGGACTAAGATCACATTTGCTTCTAAGAGGAGAGCAGCCTGATATTTTGACTGGATATAACCTGATTTCAACAATGTATGGAAATGTCAAATATGTGCCCAGGTCTGTTTATGCCAATAGAGAAGAAACTCTAAAGACCCATGCAAGTTCAGTGGCAGGTGGAAATGGATGCGTTCTTTCACTGTCTGATATTCTTGAGGCTCCTTTGACTGAGCAAATTGTTAGCTCTTCCCATCCTATTTCAACTTCAATGGATGACCAGAGAAGTTTAGGAAACTTCTCAAGGAAGGTCGTAATCATGAATGAAGGAGCAGGAGATTCTATAGCATTATTAG GCGTCATTCGCTTGGTACATCACTTATCTCAAAGTCACTTGCTCGGAAAAGAGAAAACCATGAAATTTGTTGTAGATGCTGGTACAGGGACTACGGCTGTTGGTCTAGGACTTGGAGCCATATATTTTGG GCTCCCCTGGAAAATCACTGCTGTGATGCTGGCTGATACACTTGATAACTacagagaaagggagaggaggTTGATCTCTGACTTCAAGAGGCATTTCAGATTTGATCTTGATCACGCCTTACGTGAAATTGACAGGGGAGCGGTGCACTGGGTGGAACGATATCATCCAAGAAA ATTCGGCAATGTAATTAAAGGTGAAGTAGAAGTATGCCAGGAGATTACCCGGCAAACCGGTATTCTCGTGGATCCAGTTTATACTTTGGCAGCTTGGGAGCTGGCAAGTTTGCTTAGTGAAAAGGAAGCAAGAGGTGACGCAGAGGTCGTGATGCTCCACACTGGTGGCACGCTCGGCATGTTTGGACTAGCACAAAGATATAAGTCCTATTTTCAGATGCTGAAAGATAGGTAG
- the LOC104416959 gene encoding D-cysteine desulfhydrase 2, mitochondrial isoform X2 — protein MKLQQRLPLPLPISCGFRSASAHLPHTPQGIAEAKLACEEFVAKLLDRRWTLRNPDTRIQQIVSAPKRIEDEDGPLKDKSWFNIPNPLLGDKITDKSGPDSSFYVIRDDLLHPLINGNKARKLDAVLPLLEDHSVTDVVTCGGCQSAHAAAVAVSCAERGLRSHLLLRGEQPDILTGYNLISTMYGNVKYVPRSVYANREETLKTHASSVAGGNGCVLSLSDILEAPLTEQIVSSSHPISTSMDDQRSLGNFSRKVVIMNEGAGDSIALLGVIRLVHHLSQSHLLGKEKTMKFVVDAGTGTTAVGLGLGAIYFGLPWKITAVMLADTLDNYRERERRLISDFKRHFRFDLDHALREIDRGAVHWVERYHPRKS, from the exons ATGAAGCTGCAGCAACGTCTacctcttcctcttcctatCTCATGCGGCTTTCGCTCTGCTTCCGCCCATCTTCCTCACACCcctcag GGGATTGCTGAAGCCAAACTGGCTTGCGAAGAATTTGTTGCGAAACTCCTTGACCGGAGGTGGACGTTGCGCAACCCGGATACTAGAATCCAGCAGATAGTGTCGGCTCCTAAGCGAATCGAAGACGAGGATGGGCCGTTGAAGGATAAGTCCTGGTTTAACATTCCGAATCCTTTGTTGGGTGATAAAATCACAGACAAGAGCGGTCCGGACTCTTCTTTCTATGTCATCAGGGACGACTTGCTCCATCCTCTAATCAATGGCAACAAAGCGAGGAAGCTGGACGCAGTGCTTCCTCTTCTGGAGGATCACTCGGTGACTGATGTG GTGACATGTGGAGGATGTCAAAGTGCACATGCAGCAGCTGTTG CTGTTTCATGTGCAGAACGAGGACTAAGATCACATTTGCTTCTAAGAGGAGAGCAGCCTGATATTTTGACTGGATATAACCTGATTTCAACAATGTATGGAAATGTCAAATATGTGCCCAGGTCTGTTTATGCCAATAGAGAAGAAACTCTAAAGACCCATGCAAGTTCAGTGGCAGGTGGAAATGGATGCGTTCTTTCACTGTCTGATATTCTTGAGGCTCCTTTGACTGAGCAAATTGTTAGCTCTTCCCATCCTATTTCAACTTCAATGGATGACCAGAGAAGTTTAGGAAACTTCTCAAGGAAGGTCGTAATCATGAATGAAGGAGCAGGAGATTCTATAGCATTATTAG GCGTCATTCGCTTGGTACATCACTTATCTCAAAGTCACTTGCTCGGAAAAGAGAAAACCATGAAATTTGTTGTAGATGCTGGTACAGGGACTACGGCTGTTGGTCTAGGACTTGGAGCCATATATTTTGG GCTCCCCTGGAAAATCACTGCTGTGATGCTGGCTGATACACTTGATAACTacagagaaagggagaggaggTTGATCTCTGACTTCAAGAGGCATTTCAGATTTGATCTTGATCACGCCTTACGTGAAATTGACAGGGGAGCGGTGCACTGGGTGGAACGATATCATCCAAGAAA ATCTTGA
- the LOC104414116 gene encoding D-cysteine desulfhydrase 2, mitochondrial isoform X3: MKLQQRLPLPLPVSCGFRSSAHLPHTLQGIAEAKLGCEEFVAKLLDRRWTLPSPDTRIQQIVSAPKRIEEEDGLLKDKSWFNIPNPLLGDKITDKSGPDSSFYVIRDDLLHPLINGNKARKLDAVLPLLEDHSVTDVVTCGGCQSAHAAAVAVSCAERGLRSHLLLRGEQPDILTGYNLISTMYGNVKYVPRSVYANREEALKTYASSVAGGNGCVLSLSDILEAPLTEQIVSSSHPISTSMEDQRSLGNFSRKVVIMNEGAGDSIALLGVIRLVHHLSQSHLLGKEKAMKFVVDAGTGTTAVGLGLGAIYFGLPWKITAVMLADTLDNYRERERRLISDFKRHFRFDLDHTLREIDRGAVHWVERYHPRKS; this comes from the exons ATGAAGCTTCAACAACGTCtacctcttcctcttcctgtCTCATGCGGCTTTCGCTCTTCCGCCCATCTTCCTCACACCcttcag GGGATTGCTGAAGCCAAACTGGGTTGCGAAGAATTTGTTGCGAAACTCCTTGACCGGAGGTGGACATTGCCCAGCCCGGATACTAGAATCCAGCAGATAGTGTCGGCTCCTAAGCGAATCGAAGAGGAGGATGGGCTGTTGAAGGATAAGTCCTGGTTTAACATTCCGAATCCATTGTTGGGTGATAAAATCACAGACAAGAGCGGTCCGGACTCTTCTTTCTATGTCATCAGGGACGACTTGCTCCATCCTCTAATCAATGGCAACAAAGCGAGGAAGCTGGATGCAGTGCTTCCTCTTCTGGAGGATCACTCGGTGACTGATGTG GTGACATGTGGAGGATGTCAAAGTGCACATGCAGCAGCTGTTG CTGTTTCATGTGCAGAACGAGGACTAAGATCACATTTGCTTCTAAGAGGAGAGCAGCCTGATATTTTGACTGGATATAACCTGATTTCAACAATGTATGGAAATGTCAAATATGTGCCCAGGTCTGTTTATGCCAATAGAGAAGAAGCTCTAAAGACCTATGCAAGTTCAGTGGCAGGTGGAAATGGATGCGTTCTTTCACTGTCTGATATTCTTGAGGCTCCTTTGACTGAGCAAATTGTTAGCTCTTCCCATCCTATTTCAACTTCAATGGAGGACCAGAGAAGTTTAGGAAACTTCTCAAGGAAGGTCGTAATCATGAATGAAGGAGCAGGAGATTCTATAGCATTATTAG GCGTCATTCGCTTGGTACATCACTTATCTCAAAGTCACTTGCTCGGAAAAGAGAAAGCCATGAAATTTGTTGTAGATGCTGGTACAGGGACTACGGCTGTTGGTCTAGGACTTGGAGCCATATATTTTGG GCTCCCCTGGAAAATCACTGCTGTGATGCTGGCCGATACACTTGATAACTacagagaaagggagagaaggtTGATCTCTGACTTCAAGAGGCATTTCAGATTTGATCTTGATCACACCTTACGTGAAATTGACAGGGGAGCAGTGCACTGGGTGGAACGATATCATCCAAGAAA ATCTTGA
- the LOC104414116 gene encoding D-cysteine desulfhydrase 2, mitochondrial isoform X1: MKLQQRLPLPLPVSCGFRSSAHLPHTLQGIAEAKLGCEEFVAKLLDRRWTLPSPDTRIQQIVSAPKRIEEEDGLLKDKSWFNIPNPLLGDKITDKSGPDSSFYVIRDDLLHPLINGNKARKLDAVLPLLEDHSVTDVVTCGGCQSAHAAAVAVSCAERGLRSHLLLRGEQPDILTGYNLISTMYGNVKYVPRSVYANREEALKTYASSVAGGNGCVLSLSDILEAPLTEQIVSSSHPISTSMEDQRSLGNFSRKVVIMNEGAGDSIALLGVIRLVHHLSQSHLLGKEKAMKFVVDAGTGTTAVGLGLGAIYFGLPWKITAVMLADTLDNYRERERRLISDFKRHFRFDLDHTLREIDRGAVHWVERYHPRKFGNVIKGEVEVCQEITRQTGILVDPVYTLAAWELASLLSEKEARGDAEVVMLHTGGTLSMFGLAQRYKSYFQMLKDR; this comes from the exons ATGAAGCTTCAACAACGTCtacctcttcctcttcctgtCTCATGCGGCTTTCGCTCTTCCGCCCATCTTCCTCACACCcttcag GGGATTGCTGAAGCCAAACTGGGTTGCGAAGAATTTGTTGCGAAACTCCTTGACCGGAGGTGGACATTGCCCAGCCCGGATACTAGAATCCAGCAGATAGTGTCGGCTCCTAAGCGAATCGAAGAGGAGGATGGGCTGTTGAAGGATAAGTCCTGGTTTAACATTCCGAATCCATTGTTGGGTGATAAAATCACAGACAAGAGCGGTCCGGACTCTTCTTTCTATGTCATCAGGGACGACTTGCTCCATCCTCTAATCAATGGCAACAAAGCGAGGAAGCTGGATGCAGTGCTTCCTCTTCTGGAGGATCACTCGGTGACTGATGTG GTGACATGTGGAGGATGTCAAAGTGCACATGCAGCAGCTGTTG CTGTTTCATGTGCAGAACGAGGACTAAGATCACATTTGCTTCTAAGAGGAGAGCAGCCTGATATTTTGACTGGATATAACCTGATTTCAACAATGTATGGAAATGTCAAATATGTGCCCAGGTCTGTTTATGCCAATAGAGAAGAAGCTCTAAAGACCTATGCAAGTTCAGTGGCAGGTGGAAATGGATGCGTTCTTTCACTGTCTGATATTCTTGAGGCTCCTTTGACTGAGCAAATTGTTAGCTCTTCCCATCCTATTTCAACTTCAATGGAGGACCAGAGAAGTTTAGGAAACTTCTCAAGGAAGGTCGTAATCATGAATGAAGGAGCAGGAGATTCTATAGCATTATTAG GCGTCATTCGCTTGGTACATCACTTATCTCAAAGTCACTTGCTCGGAAAAGAGAAAGCCATGAAATTTGTTGTAGATGCTGGTACAGGGACTACGGCTGTTGGTCTAGGACTTGGAGCCATATATTTTGG GCTCCCCTGGAAAATCACTGCTGTGATGCTGGCCGATACACTTGATAACTacagagaaagggagagaaggtTGATCTCTGACTTCAAGAGGCATTTCAGATTTGATCTTGATCACACCTTACGTGAAATTGACAGGGGAGCAGTGCACTGGGTGGAACGATATCATCCAAGAAA ATTCGGCAATGTAATTAAAGGTGAAGTAGAAGTATGCCAGGAGATTACCCGGCAAACTGGTATTCTCGTGGATCCAGTTTATACTTTGGCAGCTTGGGAGCTGGCAAGTTTGCTTAGCGAAAAGGAAGCAAGAGGTGACGCTGAGGTTGTGATGCTTCACACTGGTGGCACTCTCAGCATGTTTGGACTAGCACAAAGATATAAGTCCTATTTTCAGATGCTGAAAGATAGGTAG